A single genomic interval of Mycobacterium sp. DL592 harbors:
- a CDS encoding TIGR03086 family metal-binding protein — protein sequence MGYEFTAGPEAAPTDELASAEATLTVLQQAVHGIATDDLSKQTPCRKFDVAGLTDHVLNSITLLGQAAGAEIPDRNTDDSVERQIIAAARPALDAWHRRGLEGTVPFGPGEAPAAYMAGILSLEFLVHAWDYAAATGKPVKAPDTLVDYVSGLVQRVVTPEGRARAGFDDPVEVPADASALDRLVAFTGRVPVS from the coding sequence ATGGGTTACGAATTCACCGCAGGACCCGAAGCTGCACCGACCGACGAGCTGGCCAGCGCCGAGGCGACGCTGACAGTGCTCCAACAGGCGGTGCACGGCATCGCCACCGACGACCTGTCCAAACAGACCCCGTGCCGCAAATTCGATGTCGCCGGTCTCACCGACCACGTCTTGAACTCCATCACGTTGCTCGGCCAGGCCGCCGGGGCCGAGATCCCCGACCGCAACACCGACGACTCCGTGGAGCGTCAGATCATCGCGGCCGCCCGTCCCGCGCTGGACGCCTGGCACCGGCGCGGACTGGAGGGGACGGTGCCGTTCGGCCCGGGTGAGGCGCCCGCCGCCTACATGGCAGGCATTCTCTCGCTCGAATTCCTGGTCCACGCTTGGGATTACGCGGCGGCGACCGGTAAGCCGGTGAAGGCGCCGGACACGCTGGTGGACTACGTCTCGGGCCTGGTGCAGCGCGTCGTCACCCCGGAGGGCCGGGCGCGTGCCGGCTTCGACGACCCCGTCGAGGTCCCGGCGGACGCGTCGGCGCTGGACCGGCTAGTCGCGTTCACCGGCCGGGTGCCGGTCAGCTGA
- the hisC gene encoding histidinol-phosphate transaminase yields MTARLRPELADIPAYTPGKTVPGAIKLASNETVHGPLPSVREAIAAAAETINRYPDNGYIELKEQLAKHVDVAPENIAVGCGSVSLCQQLIQITSSVGDEVIFGWRSFEIYPLQVRVAGATPVQIPLRDHTFDLDAMLAAITDRTRLIFVCNPNNPTSTVVDPDELARFVAAVPSDILVVIDEAYVEYIRDGLVPDSVGLARTYPNVVVLRTFSKAYGLAGLRVGYAVGDPDVITALGKVYVPFTATTVSQAAAIASVHAADELMARTDAVVAERRRVTAALSDLGYTFPPTQANFVWLPLAEHTLDFVEQAANARVLVRPYGTDGVRVTIGAPEENDTFLAFAADWIKTVS; encoded by the coding sequence GTGACCGCTCGTCTGCGCCCCGAACTGGCTGATATTCCGGCCTACACCCCGGGCAAGACTGTGCCGGGCGCGATCAAGCTGGCCAGCAACGAGACCGTGCACGGCCCGCTGCCCAGCGTCCGGGAGGCCATCGCGGCGGCCGCCGAGACCATCAACCGCTACCCCGACAACGGCTACATCGAACTCAAGGAACAACTGGCCAAGCATGTCGATGTCGCGCCCGAGAACATCGCGGTCGGCTGCGGTTCGGTGAGCCTGTGCCAGCAGCTCATCCAGATCACCTCCAGCGTCGGCGACGAGGTGATTTTCGGCTGGCGCAGCTTCGAGATCTACCCGCTCCAGGTGCGGGTCGCCGGCGCCACGCCGGTCCAGATCCCGCTGCGGGATCACACCTTCGACCTGGACGCCATGCTGGCCGCGATCACCGACCGCACCCGGCTGATCTTCGTCTGCAACCCGAACAACCCCACCTCGACGGTCGTCGACCCTGACGAGCTGGCCCGGTTCGTCGCCGCGGTGCCGTCGGACATCCTCGTCGTCATCGACGAGGCTTATGTCGAGTACATCCGCGACGGCCTGGTCCCCGACAGCGTGGGGCTGGCCCGCACCTACCCGAATGTGGTTGTGCTAAGGACCTTTTCCAAGGCCTACGGCCTGGCCGGGCTTCGGGTGGGCTACGCGGTCGGCGATCCGGACGTGATCACCGCACTGGGCAAGGTCTACGTGCCGTTCACTGCCACCACGGTGTCGCAGGCCGCGGCGATCGCGTCGGTGCACGCCGCCGACGAGTTGATGGCCCGCACCGACGCCGTCGTCGCCGAGCGCCGCCGGGTCACCGCGGCGCTGTCCGATCTGGGCTACACGTTCCCGCCCACCCAGGCGAACTTCGTGTGGCTGCCACTGGCCGAGCACACACTGGATTTCGTCGAGCAGGCCGCCAACGCGCGCGTGTTGGTCCGCCCCTACGGCACCGACGGCGTCCGGGTGACCATCGGGGCGCCCGAGGAGAACGACACCTTCCTGGCCTTCGCCGCCGACTGGATCAAGACCGTCAGCTGA
- a CDS encoding SDR family NAD(P)-dependent oxidoreductase, with protein sequence MSVLNLFGLDDKVVIVTGASSGLGVSFAQAFAQAGAHLVLGARRLDQMAQTAALVEDAGRKVYTRKTDVADSDQCQQLVDSAVEEFGRVDVLINNAGVGTAVPATREAPEDFRRVVDVNLNGSYWMAQACGRVMQPGSSIVNISSILGITTAGLPQAAYAASKAGVIGLTRDLAQQWGPRKGIRVNALAPGFFKSEMTDEYKPGYLDSQMPRILLGRIGDPAELAATAVWLASPAAGYVTGQTIVVDGGLTVT encoded by the coding sequence ATGAGCGTTCTGAACCTGTTCGGCCTCGACGACAAGGTCGTCATCGTCACCGGCGCCTCCTCCGGGCTCGGGGTGTCGTTCGCCCAGGCCTTCGCGCAGGCCGGCGCACATCTGGTGCTCGGTGCACGACGGCTCGACCAGATGGCTCAGACCGCGGCCCTGGTCGAGGATGCCGGGCGCAAGGTCTACACCCGAAAGACCGACGTCGCCGATTCCGATCAGTGTCAGCAGCTCGTCGATTCGGCCGTCGAAGAGTTCGGCCGTGTCGACGTACTCATCAACAACGCAGGCGTCGGCACGGCCGTGCCCGCCACCCGGGAAGCCCCCGAGGATTTCCGCAGAGTGGTCGACGTCAACCTCAACGGTTCGTACTGGATGGCGCAGGCGTGCGGACGGGTGATGCAGCCCGGCAGCTCGATCGTGAACATCTCCAGCATTCTGGGCATCACCACCGCAGGCCTGCCGCAGGCTGCGTATGCCGCGTCGAAGGCCGGGGTCATCGGCCTGACCCGCGACCTGGCGCAGCAATGGGGACCGCGCAAGGGAATTCGGGTCAACGCGCTGGCTCCCGGCTTCTTCAAGAGCGAGATGACCGACGAGTACAAGCCAGGCTACCTGGACAGCCAGATGCCGCGAATCCTGTTGGGACGCATCGGCGATCCGGCCGAGCTGGCGGCCACGGCGGTGTGGCTGGCATCGCCGGCCGCCGGTTACGTCACCGGACAGACGATCGTGGTCGACGGGGGTTTGACAGTCACGTAA
- a CDS encoding acyl-CoA dehydrogenase family protein, with translation MIDFEIPADVAALRDEVRAFVIDKIVPFERDPRLTRHGPNEELRTELVKLAREAGLLTFQAPRRFGGREPSHRDQAVLFEAAGWSTLGPVALNCAAPDEGNMFVLSKIANDEQVDKFLLPVIDGRQRSVFAMTEPGGAGSDPGQLATEAVFDGTDYVINGRKWLITGANGARTWIIMARVAPNPHGADGPTLFLCDGQTPGIELERVMDTMDRNYVEGHGVVQFNNLRLPASAVLGEVGQALRYAQLRLTPARLTHCMRWLGAATRAHSIAIDHARTRTAFGKPLGEHQGVGFMLADNEIALQQCRLAIWWACWALDTGAKGRHESSMVKAYVSEELFKVADRCVQVLGGMGISDETPVGMIFSDMRAFRLYDGPTEVHKYAIARQVLRNPQ, from the coding sequence ATGATCGACTTCGAGATTCCGGCCGACGTGGCCGCACTGCGAGACGAGGTGCGCGCCTTCGTCATCGACAAGATCGTGCCCTTCGAACGTGACCCCAGGCTTACCCGGCACGGGCCCAACGAGGAGTTGCGCACCGAACTGGTGAAACTGGCGCGCGAGGCGGGGCTGCTGACATTCCAGGCGCCGCGCCGCTTCGGCGGCCGGGAGCCGTCGCATCGCGACCAGGCGGTGCTGTTCGAGGCCGCCGGCTGGTCGACCCTGGGACCGGTGGCGCTGAACTGCGCGGCACCCGACGAGGGCAACATGTTCGTGCTGTCCAAGATCGCCAATGACGAGCAGGTGGATAAGTTCCTGCTGCCGGTCATCGACGGTCGCCAGCGTTCGGTGTTCGCGATGACCGAGCCCGGCGGTGCCGGTTCGGATCCGGGTCAGCTGGCCACCGAGGCGGTCTTCGACGGAACGGATTACGTGATCAACGGGCGCAAGTGGCTGATCACCGGCGCCAACGGCGCGCGGACGTGGATCATCATGGCCCGCGTCGCGCCGAACCCGCACGGTGCCGACGGGCCCACCCTGTTCCTGTGTGACGGGCAGACCCCCGGCATCGAACTCGAGCGGGTCATGGACACGATGGACCGCAACTATGTCGAAGGACATGGCGTGGTGCAGTTCAACAACCTGCGCCTGCCCGCCTCGGCGGTCCTCGGCGAGGTCGGGCAGGCCCTGCGCTATGCCCAGCTGCGGTTGACCCCAGCCCGGTTGACGCACTGTATGCGCTGGCTCGGCGCGGCGACGCGTGCCCACTCGATCGCGATCGACCATGCCCGTACCCGCACCGCCTTCGGCAAGCCACTCGGCGAGCACCAGGGTGTGGGTTTCATGCTCGCCGACAACGAGATCGCGCTGCAGCAGTGCCGGCTGGCGATCTGGTGGGCGTGCTGGGCGCTGGACACCGGGGCCAAGGGCCGCCACGAGAGCTCGATGGTGAAAGCCTATGTGTCCGAAGAACTTTTCAAGGTCGCCGACCGCTGCGTGCAGGTGCTCGGCGGGATGGGAATCTCCGACGAGACCCCCGTCGGGATGATCTTCTCCGACATGCGTGCCTTCCGGCTCTACGACGGCCCCACCGAGGTACACAAGTATGCGATCGCCCGCCAGGTGCTGAGGAACCCCCAATGA
- a CDS encoding phosphotransferase family protein, with product MSEHGLGDGPIENVTEIIGGTQNVMLRFRRSGREYVFRRGPRHLRPISNKVILRETRVLSALADSDVPHPHLIAVCEDTSVLGDAVFYLMEPVDGFNAGAGLPALHAGDAEIRHEMGLSMAEAVAKLGAVDHVAVGLADFGKADGFLERQVPRWLSELESYSGFDNYTGPDIGDVDSVATWLQQNQPAQWKPGIMHGDYHAANVMFSPTRPDVVAIVDWEMCTIGDPLLDLGWMLATWFAPGRDSVLTNVLMDAGDLATPDELIERYAQNTSRDLSGIHWYTVLACFKLGIILEGSNARAAAGLAPKEIGDRLHIATVRLFERALAIMEGQR from the coding sequence ATGTCGGAGCACGGCCTCGGCGACGGGCCGATCGAGAACGTCACCGAGATCATCGGCGGCACCCAGAACGTCATGTTGCGATTCCGCCGGTCGGGCCGCGAGTACGTCTTCCGCCGCGGGCCCCGCCACCTGCGACCGATCAGCAACAAGGTGATCCTGCGGGAGACCCGGGTGCTGAGCGCATTGGCCGACAGCGACGTGCCTCACCCGCACCTGATCGCGGTCTGCGAGGACACCTCAGTGCTCGGCGACGCGGTGTTCTACCTCATGGAGCCCGTCGACGGATTCAACGCAGGCGCGGGCCTGCCCGCACTGCACGCCGGCGACGCCGAAATCCGGCACGAGATGGGACTGTCGATGGCTGAGGCGGTCGCCAAGCTCGGCGCGGTGGACCACGTCGCGGTGGGTCTGGCGGACTTCGGTAAAGCCGACGGATTCCTGGAACGCCAAGTGCCACGCTGGCTTTCCGAGCTCGAGTCCTACAGCGGCTTCGACAACTACACCGGGCCGGACATCGGCGACGTCGATTCCGTGGCCACCTGGTTGCAACAGAACCAGCCCGCGCAGTGGAAGCCGGGAATCATGCACGGCGACTATCACGCCGCCAATGTGATGTTCTCCCCCACCAGACCCGACGTTGTCGCGATCGTCGACTGGGAGATGTGCACCATCGGCGACCCGTTGCTGGACCTGGGCTGGATGCTGGCGACGTGGTTTGCCCCCGGCCGGGACTCGGTGCTCACCAACGTGCTGATGGACGCCGGCGATCTGGCGACTCCCGACGAACTGATCGAGCGATACGCTCAGAACACCAGCCGGGACCTGTCCGGCATCCATTGGTACACGGTGCTGGCATGTTTCAAACTCGGCATAATCCTTGAAGGTTCGAACGCGCGGGCGGCAGCAGGCTTGGCGCCCAAGGAAATTGGCGACCGCCTGCACATCGCGACCGTGCGACTGTTCGAGCGGGCACTGGCAATCATGGAGGGACAACGATGA
- a CDS encoding threonine/serine exporter ThrE family protein, translated as MSKQSRQARRKRIFDAIRKTPPEPLAPPDTHDQTDVAEMLRAIGIALVEVEQPTSLVEGRLLQIAAQYTSEPVRVVVLPTMLMIQVGTVGYQVDGSTHSSLQLDMAGRIDDIASLAAVGAITPADAIAAIEAARTLKPRFGPIATTIGYAVTTVGFGMVINPTWASLPGYLFLGLVVGAIVQFGRPFPGLNPILPTLSATIVTILATWFVADTANDGLLRVIAPALVATLPGMALTIGAMELAASQIISGASRLVYGMAQLALLVFGVALGVQVAGQVYPQSPSTQMGAWSLYVAIVVVGVGLYVYLSAPRGSLLWLIAAIAVALVGQELAGKVMSAAHSGFIGAILVVPFAMLAARIKTAPPAIVMMLAAFWSLVPGALSFESVSQAASGGNIGVSSLGSTGAAILSIALGTVVGWSVFHTIDSRLPWPKGLDQPTVR; from the coding sequence ATGAGCAAGCAGTCGCGGCAAGCCCGCCGGAAGCGGATCTTCGACGCAATCCGTAAGACTCCCCCCGAACCGTTGGCGCCGCCGGACACCCACGACCAGACCGACGTCGCGGAGATGCTGCGGGCTATCGGCATCGCACTGGTGGAGGTGGAGCAGCCGACCTCCCTGGTCGAGGGCCGCCTGCTGCAGATCGCCGCGCAGTACACCAGCGAACCGGTGCGGGTGGTGGTGCTGCCGACGATGCTGATGATCCAGGTGGGCACCGTTGGTTACCAGGTGGACGGCTCGACACATTCGTCACTACAGCTGGACATGGCGGGGCGCATCGACGACATCGCCAGCCTGGCCGCCGTCGGGGCCATCACCCCCGCCGATGCGATCGCGGCCATCGAGGCCGCGCGCACCCTGAAGCCCCGGTTCGGACCGATTGCCACGACGATCGGATATGCCGTCACCACAGTCGGATTCGGCATGGTGATCAACCCGACCTGGGCGTCGCTTCCCGGTTATCTGTTCCTCGGACTGGTGGTGGGTGCCATCGTCCAGTTCGGCCGGCCGTTCCCGGGGCTGAACCCGATCCTGCCGACGCTGTCGGCGACCATCGTCACGATCCTGGCGACCTGGTTCGTCGCGGACACCGCCAACGACGGGCTGCTCCGGGTCATCGCCCCGGCGTTGGTGGCGACGCTACCCGGAATGGCCTTGACGATCGGTGCGATGGAACTTGCTGCCTCCCAGATCATTTCGGGGGCAAGTCGGCTGGTCTACGGAATGGCGCAGTTGGCGCTGCTGGTCTTCGGCGTGGCCCTCGGCGTGCAGGTCGCCGGCCAGGTGTACCCGCAGAGCCCGTCGACCCAGATGGGAGCCTGGTCGCTCTACGTCGCAATCGTGGTGGTTGGAGTCGGTCTCTACGTGTATCTGTCGGCACCCAGGGGGTCGCTGTTGTGGCTTATCGCCGCGATCGCGGTGGCCCTGGTGGGGCAGGAGTTGGCCGGCAAGGTCATGTCCGCAGCCCACTCGGGATTCATCGGCGCCATTCTGGTGGTGCCGTTCGCCATGCTGGCCGCACGGATCAAGACCGCGCCACCAGCCATCGTGATGATGCTCGCGGCGTTCTGGTCGTTGGTGCCGGGCGCGCTGAGCTTCGAATCGGTGAGCCAGGCGGCCTCCGGCGGCAATATCGGGGTGTCCAGTCTGGGCTCCACCGGGGCCGCGATCCTGTCCATCGCCCTGGGGACCGTGGTCGGGTGGAGCGTGTTCCACACCATCGACAGCCGGTTGCCGTGGCCGAAAGGGTTGGACCAACCAACCGTACGGTAG
- a CDS encoding DUF1622 domain-containing protein gives MSFYEVIETVGKTIDGVGVAVIAVGALISAAGVVPRLKTGAAYRVFREQLGRSILLGLEFLVAADIIRTVAVTPDARSVAVLGGIVLIRTFLSFSLQLEVTGYWPWQKSRLEQDAAAAASAAASKR, from the coding sequence GTGAGCTTCTACGAGGTCATCGAGACAGTCGGCAAGACGATCGACGGGGTCGGGGTCGCCGTGATCGCTGTCGGCGCGCTGATCTCGGCCGCCGGGGTGGTCCCCCGGCTCAAGACCGGCGCCGCCTACCGGGTGTTCCGCGAGCAGCTCGGCCGCAGCATCCTGCTGGGCCTGGAGTTCCTCGTCGCCGCCGACATCATCCGCACGGTGGCGGTCACCCCCGACGCCCGCAGCGTCGCGGTGCTCGGCGGCATCGTCTTGATCCGGACGTTCTTGAGCTTCTCGTTGCAGCTCGAAGTCACCGGGTACTGGCCGTGGCAGAAATCCCGCCTGGAGCAGGACGCCGCAGCAGCCGCATCCGCAGCCGCATCGAAGCGATGA
- a CDS encoding response regulator transcription factor, with amino-acid sequence MRRADGNPINVLVVDDEAVLAEMVSMALRYEGWNITTAADGASAISAARGTRPDAVVLDIMLPDMSGLEVLRRLREQSPHLPVLLLTAKDAVEDRIAGLTAGGDDYVTKPFSIEEVVLRLRALLRRTGVTTEDSGAQIVVGDLVLDEDSHEVTRAGSPIALTSTEFELLRFLMRNPKRVLSKAQILDRVWSYDFGGRSNIVELYISYLRKKIDNGREPMIHTLRGAGYVLKPAC; translated from the coding sequence ATGCGGCGGGCCGACGGCAACCCGATCAATGTGCTGGTCGTCGACGACGAAGCAGTGCTGGCCGAAATGGTGTCGATGGCCCTTCGCTACGAGGGCTGGAACATCACGACGGCGGCCGACGGCGCGTCGGCGATCTCCGCGGCGCGCGGCACCCGCCCCGACGCCGTCGTGCTCGACATCATGCTGCCCGACATGAGCGGCCTCGAGGTGCTCCGCAGGCTGCGTGAGCAGAGCCCGCACCTGCCGGTTCTGCTGCTCACCGCCAAGGACGCCGTCGAAGACCGGATCGCCGGGCTGACCGCCGGCGGAGACGACTACGTCACCAAGCCGTTCTCCATCGAGGAGGTCGTGCTGCGGCTGCGCGCCCTGCTGCGGCGCACCGGGGTGACCACCGAGGACAGCGGCGCCCAGATCGTGGTCGGCGACCTCGTGCTCGACGAGGACAGCCACGAGGTGACCCGCGCCGGTTCGCCGATCGCGTTGACATCCACCGAGTTCGAACTGCTGCGTTTCCTCATGCGCAATCCCAAGCGCGTGCTGTCGAAGGCGCAGATCCTCGACCGGGTGTGGAGTTACGACTTCGGCGGCAGGTCCAACATCGTCGAGCTCTACATCTCGTATCTGCGGAAGAAGATCGACAACGGCCGCGAACCGATGATCCATACGCTTCGCGGTGCAGGCTATGTCCTCAAACCTGCGTGCTAG
- a CDS encoding cell wall metabolism sensor histidine kinase WalK has translation MSSNLRASTWSLSARLLIGQVMLLAAVCLGIGAVTIVALYQYLVGEVDAQLRETAHRGAMMYGEPLPPPPPPGLGPWREDRPVYPQPGPGPMFLDAPGQPIGLTAAVVRDGVTTDAGVLTVGGVRAALSPKAQQQLADAVGERHSVTRDLDGLGHYRVIAARSRMTGDTLVIGLSMRNVDGTLLRVALIFGVVTAAAMIIATTAGILIIRRALTPLNRVAAAAGEVANLPLDRGEVELPVRVPVPDANPHTEVGRLGLAINRMLDHISSALSTRQASESRVRQFVADASHELRTPLAAIRGYTELAQRKRDQMPEDVAHAMGRVESEAVRMTHLVEDLLLLARLDSGRPLEREPVDLARLSADVVSDAHVAGPEHRWQLDLPPDPLYVVGDDARLHQVVANLLANARTHTPPGTSVTLSLDTEPGAAVLRVVDNGPGIPAELQSEVFERFARGDTSRSRKGGSTGLGLAIASAVVRAHGGSIGLQSVPGSTEFTVRLPCTAGA, from the coding sequence ATGTCCTCAAACCTGCGTGCTAGCACCTGGTCGCTGAGCGCACGGCTGCTCATAGGTCAGGTGATGCTGCTGGCGGCGGTCTGCCTCGGCATCGGCGCCGTCACCATCGTGGCGTTGTATCAGTACCTCGTCGGCGAGGTCGACGCGCAGCTGCGCGAGACCGCCCACCGGGGCGCCATGATGTACGGCGAGCCGCTGCCGCCACCGCCGCCGCCCGGTCTGGGTCCGTGGCGTGAGGACCGACCCGTCTACCCCCAACCTGGCCCCGGCCCGATGTTCCTCGACGCACCCGGCCAGCCGATCGGCCTGACCGCCGCGGTCGTACGCGACGGCGTCACCACCGACGCCGGGGTGCTGACCGTCGGCGGTGTGCGCGCCGCCCTGTCGCCCAAAGCTCAACAGCAGCTTGCCGATGCGGTCGGTGAGCGGCACTCCGTCACCCGCGACCTCGACGGGCTTGGCCACTACCGGGTGATCGCCGCGCGCAGCAGGATGACCGGTGACACCCTGGTGATCGGGCTCAGCATGCGCAACGTCGACGGGACGCTGCTGCGGGTGGCGTTGATCTTCGGCGTGGTGACGGCGGCGGCCATGATCATCGCCACCACCGCGGGCATCCTCATCATCCGCCGCGCGCTGACACCGCTCAACCGGGTGGCGGCTGCCGCTGGCGAAGTCGCCAACCTGCCGCTGGACCGAGGGGAAGTCGAACTACCCGTTCGTGTTCCGGTCCCGGACGCCAACCCGCACACCGAGGTGGGACGCCTCGGCCTGGCCATCAACCGGATGCTCGACCACATCTCCTCGGCCCTGTCCACACGACAGGCCAGCGAGAGCCGGGTCCGGCAGTTCGTCGCCGACGCCAGCCACGAGCTGCGCACCCCGCTGGCCGCCATCCGCGGCTATACCGAACTGGCGCAACGCAAACGCGATCAGATGCCCGAGGACGTCGCGCACGCCATGGGGCGGGTGGAGTCCGAAGCGGTGCGGATGACGCACCTGGTCGAGGATCTGCTGCTGCTGGCGCGGCTCGACTCCGGCCGGCCACTGGAACGCGAACCGGTTGACCTGGCGCGACTTTCGGCTGATGTCGTCAGTGACGCCCATGTCGCGGGCCCCGAGCATCGCTGGCAGCTGGACCTGCCACCGGATCCGCTCTACGTGGTCGGTGACGACGCACGCCTGCATCAGGTGGTGGCCAACCTGCTGGCCAACGCCCGCACCCACACCCCGCCGGGAACGTCGGTGACGCTTTCGCTCGACACCGAACCGGGTGCGGCCGTGCTGCGGGTGGTCGACAACGGGCCGGGTATCCCGGCCGAGCTGCAGTCGGAGGTCTTCGAACGGTTCGCCCGCGGCGACACCTCACGCTCACGCAAGGGCGGTTCGACGGGCCTGGGCCTGGCGATCGCCTCGGCGGTGGTGCGTGCCCACGGCGGCAGCATCGGTCTGCAGAGTGTGCCGGGCAGCACCGAATTCACCGTGCGGCTGCCCTGCACAGCAGGGGCATAG
- a CDS encoding glycosyltransferase family 39 protein, which yields MVTTAARNRAALAALLGVTAALYLWNLGASGWANAFYSAAAQAGSMNWTAWLFGSSDPANAITVDKTPAALWVTGLSVRLFGLSSWSILVPQAVCGVAAVAVLYAAVRRVAGPRAGLLAGAILAATPAAALMFRFNNPDALLVLALVVAAYATQRALDRDAAAWWLPLAGAAVGIGFLAKMLQAFLVLPALAVVFVIAADLPLRTRVWRVVAAAVAVVVTSGWYLVLVTVWPVTARPYIGGSQHNSVVELALGYNGFGRLTGNETGGLGNLNFDVGWARLFGAEMGPHIAWLLPAAVVALVAGLWITRRGPRTDRTRAALLMWGGWLVVTAMVFSFANGILHPYYTVALAPAVAAVVSIGGRLLWQRRADLRAAVALAGMSGITVALSYVLLQNYSHWLPWLRMGILTGGIAATALLTVVARLPRAVERAVAILAVVVALAGPAAVSVATAASPRTGAIPSVGPSDGRAGSMPGLFGAPEPGPGLVAALRSDAVQYTWAAAVVGSSNAAGYQLGAGVPVMAVGGFNGTDPAPTLQQFQDYVRTNRIHWFIDKSWPGPFPGTRSGSDAAERIRDWVSERFVSRNIEGVNVYDLTQTLTAGS from the coding sequence ATGGTGACCACCGCTGCCCGCAACCGTGCCGCGCTGGCCGCCCTGCTCGGTGTGACCGCCGCGCTGTATCTGTGGAACCTCGGCGCCAGCGGATGGGCGAATGCCTTCTATTCGGCTGCCGCCCAGGCGGGTTCGATGAACTGGACGGCGTGGCTGTTCGGGTCGAGTGACCCCGCCAATGCCATCACCGTCGACAAGACGCCGGCAGCGCTGTGGGTGACGGGGCTTTCCGTCCGGTTGTTCGGCCTGAGTTCGTGGAGCATCCTGGTGCCGCAGGCGGTGTGCGGTGTCGCTGCTGTCGCGGTGCTCTACGCCGCAGTGCGCAGAGTCGCGGGGCCGCGGGCCGGCCTGCTTGCCGGTGCGATCCTGGCCGCCACCCCGGCGGCTGCCCTGATGTTCCGATTCAACAATCCGGATGCGCTGCTGGTGCTGGCACTGGTGGTCGCCGCCTACGCCACGCAACGCGCGCTGGACCGCGACGCTGCCGCGTGGTGGCTGCCGCTCGCCGGGGCCGCCGTCGGCATCGGGTTCCTGGCCAAGATGCTGCAGGCCTTCCTTGTCCTTCCCGCGCTGGCGGTGGTCTTCGTGATCGCCGCCGATCTGCCGCTGCGCACGCGGGTGTGGCGGGTGGTGGCCGCCGCCGTGGCGGTGGTCGTCACCAGCGGTTGGTACCTGGTGCTGGTCACGGTGTGGCCCGTGACGGCGCGGCCCTACATCGGCGGCTCTCAACACAACTCCGTCGTCGAACTGGCGCTGGGGTACAACGGCTTCGGGCGGCTGACCGGTAATGAGACCGGTGGTTTGGGCAACCTGAACTTCGACGTGGGCTGGGCGCGACTCTTCGGCGCCGAGATGGGCCCCCACATCGCCTGGTTGTTGCCCGCCGCCGTGGTGGCACTGGTTGCCGGCCTGTGGATCACCAGACGCGGGCCGAGAACCGACCGGACCCGCGCTGCGCTGCTGATGTGGGGTGGCTGGCTGGTCGTCACCGCGATGGTGTTCAGCTTCGCCAACGGCATCCTGCACCCCTACTACACCGTCGCGCTGGCACCCGCTGTCGCGGCGGTGGTGTCGATCGGCGGCCGACTACTGTGGCAGCGGCGGGCCGACCTACGGGCGGCTGTCGCGCTGGCGGGGATGTCCGGCATCACCGTGGCACTCAGTTACGTTCTGCTGCAGAACTATTCACACTGGCTGCCCTGGCTGCGGATGGGCATACTCACGGGCGGCATCGCGGCGACGGCCCTGCTGACGGTGGTCGCACGCCTGCCGAGAGCGGTCGAACGCGCCGTGGCGATCCTGGCTGTCGTCGTGGCCCTGGCCGGGCCGGCCGCGGTGTCGGTGGCGACGGCCGCTTCCCCGCGAACTGGCGCCATCCCGTCGGTCGGGCCCTCCGACGGCCGGGCCGGGAGCATGCCGGGGTTGTTCGGCGCCCCTGAGCCCGGCCCCGGTCTTGTTGCGGCGCTGCGGTCTGACGCGGTCCAATACACCTGGGCCGCAGCCGTTGTCGGATCGAGCAATGCCGCCGGGTACCAGCTGGGTGCCGGTGTGCCGGTGATGGCTGTCGGCGGATTCAACGGCACCGACCCGGCGCCGACGCTGCAACAGTTCCAGGACTACGTCCGAACGAACCGGATCCACTGGTTCATCGACAAGTCCTGGCCCGGCCCGTTTCCCGGCACCCGGTCGGGCAGTGACGCCGCCGAGCGCATCCGAGACTGGGTGAGTGAGAGGTTCGTCTCGCGAAATATCGAGGGCGTCAACGTCTACGACCTCACGCAAACGCTCACAGCAGGGTCATAG